In Paenibacillus ihbetae, the following are encoded in one genomic region:
- a CDS encoding ABC transporter permease, which yields MATRSTELKQDDAPLPLRASGISRNRYIANIRKHWMLYLMILPGILFYIIFKYVPLAGSVIAFQDYQIFKGILGSPWVGLDNFGFIFTYQDFYNVLRNTAVIALYQLLFGFPAPILLALLFNEIRLMLAKRVVQSLFYLPHFLSWVVVGGIVFELLSSQGVVNAVRGWLGYEPILFMQEAGYFRTIVVLSSIWKEVGWGTIIYLAAIAGINPNLYEAAVMDGAGRWKQTIHITLPTMFPTILVLFLLQIGNFLELGFDQIFNLLTPMTYSVGDIIETYVYRAGVLQGQYSMTTAIGLFQSVIGFILLWIFNRLARKTDQGLW from the coding sequence ATGGCAACCCGGTCAACCGAACTAAAACAGGATGACGCCCCGCTGCCCCTCAGGGCGAGCGGAATATCCCGCAACCGGTACATCGCCAATATCCGCAAGCACTGGATGCTGTATCTCATGATTCTCCCCGGCATCCTGTTCTACATCATATTCAAGTATGTGCCGCTGGCGGGAAGCGTCATCGCCTTTCAGGACTATCAGATCTTCAAGGGTATTTTGGGCAGCCCCTGGGTCGGCCTGGACAATTTCGGATTTATTTTCACCTATCAGGATTTCTACAATGTTCTGCGCAATACGGCCGTGATCGCTTTATACCAGCTGCTCTTCGGATTTCCGGCGCCGATTCTGCTGGCCCTGCTATTTAATGAAATCCGGCTGATGCTGGCCAAACGGGTGGTCCAGAGCCTGTTCTATCTCCCTCACTTCCTGTCATGGGTCGTTGTGGGCGGGATCGTATTCGAGCTGCTGTCCAGTCAAGGCGTGGTGAACGCGGTTCGCGGCTGGCTCGGTTACGAGCCGATCCTGTTCATGCAGGAGGCAGGTTATTTCCGGACCATCGTCGTCCTGTCGTCGATCTGGAAAGAGGTCGGCTGGGGCACGATCATTTATTTGGCGGCTATCGCCGGCATCAATCCGAATTTATATGAAGCGGCCGTCATGGACGGGGCGGGTCGATGGAAGCAAACGATCCATATTACGCTGCCCACGATGTTCCCGACGATTTTGGTGCTGTTCCTGCTGCAGATCGGCAATTTCCTCGAGCTCGGCTTTGATCAGATCTTCAATTTGCTGACGCCGATGACCTATTCGGTCGGGGATATCATCGAAACGTATGTCTACCGTGCAGGCGTGCTTCAAGGTCAGTACAGCATGACGACGGCGATCGGCTTGTTCCAGTCCGTCATCGGGTTTATCTTGTTGTGGATTTTTAACCGGT
- the speB gene encoding agmatinase has protein sequence MKLDQGYSGNVFILSSEDYAGSKAVIYGMPMDFTVSYRPGSRFGPARIRQASVGLEEYSPYLDKSIEDMTYFDAGDLMLPFGNAARSLDVIGDYVGKLLDDGKFPIGLGGEHLVSWPIIQKVYAKYPDLILIHIDAHADLREQYEGEPLSHSTPVRKAAELMGGSNIYQFGIRSGSREEFQYGRENINFYPFEVAAPLKEALPSMGNRPVYVTIDIDVLDPSAAPGTGTAEAGGITSKELLEAVHLIARSDVNVVGCDLVEVAPIYDPTEQTQIVAAKLIREMLLGFV, from the coding sequence ATGAAACTTGATCAAGGTTACTCCGGCAACGTGTTTATTTTGAGCTCCGAGGATTACGCCGGATCCAAGGCAGTCATTTACGGCATGCCGATGGATTTTACGGTCAGCTACCGTCCCGGCTCCCGCTTTGGCCCGGCCCGTATCCGTCAGGCTTCGGTCGGCCTGGAAGAGTACAGCCCGTATTTGGATAAAAGCATTGAGGACATGACCTATTTCGATGCCGGCGACCTGATGCTGCCGTTCGGCAATGCCGCCCGCAGCCTTGACGTGATCGGCGACTATGTCGGCAAGCTGCTGGATGACGGGAAATTCCCGATCGGTCTCGGCGGGGAGCATCTCGTGTCCTGGCCGATCATTCAGAAGGTTTACGCGAAGTATCCGGACCTGATTCTGATTCATATCGATGCGCATGCCGACCTGCGTGAGCAGTACGAAGGCGAGCCGTTATCCCACTCGACGCCGGTTCGCAAAGCAGCCGAGCTGATGGGCGGCAGCAACATTTACCAGTTCGGGATTCGTTCCGGCTCGCGCGAGGAATTCCAATACGGACGCGAAAACATTAACTTCTATCCGTTTGAAGTGGCGGCTCCGTTGAAGGAAGCTTTGCCGTCTATGGGCAACCGTCCGGTATACGTGACGATCGACATCGACGTGCTTGACCCTTCAGCCGCACCGGGCACCGGTACCGCGGAAGCCGGCGGCATTACCTCGAAGGAGCTGCTGGAAGCCGTGCACCTGATCGCTAGATCCGACGTCAACGTCGTCGGCTGCGATCTGGTGGAAGTGGCGCCGATTTACGATCCGACGGAGCAGACGCAGATCGTGGCGGCGAAGCTGATTCGCGAGATGCTGCTAGGGTTCGTTTGA
- the speE gene encoding polyamine aminopropyltransferase encodes MELWFTEKQTPTFGITAKIRETFVHEKTEFQQLDMIDTEEFGRMLVLDGMVMTTIKDEFVYHEMVAHPALNTHPNPKKVLVVGGGDGGVIREVIKHPGVEKAVLVEIDGKVIEYSKQYLPEIAGKLDDPKVEVLVNDGYMHILEHKNEYDVIMVDSTEPVGPAAPLFERGFYQGIYEALKDDGIFVAQTDNPWFKADLIQKVSKDVKEIFPIVRVYGANIPTYPSGLWTFTMGSKTYDPLEVDESQIAEMDTKYYSPRLHKAAFVLPKFVEDLVK; translated from the coding sequence ATGGAATTATGGTTTACGGAGAAGCAAACCCCGACTTTCGGCATCACGGCGAAAATCCGGGAAACGTTTGTGCATGAGAAGACGGAGTTTCAACAGCTGGATATGATCGATACCGAGGAATTTGGACGTATGCTCGTCCTGGACGGCATGGTCATGACTACGATTAAGGACGAATTCGTCTATCATGAGATGGTCGCTCACCCTGCGCTAAACACCCACCCAAATCCGAAGAAGGTTCTGGTCGTCGGCGGCGGAGACGGCGGTGTCATTCGCGAAGTAATCAAGCACCCTGGCGTTGAGAAGGCCGTTCTGGTTGAAATCGACGGCAAAGTTATTGAATATTCGAAGCAGTACCTGCCTGAGATCGCCGGCAAGCTCGACGATCCGAAGGTCGAGGTGCTGGTGAATGATGGATATATGCATATTTTGGAGCACAAGAATGAATATGACGTTATTATGGTGGACTCCACCGAGCCTGTAGGCCCGGCTGCTCCATTGTTTGAACGCGGCTTCTATCAAGGCATCTATGAGGCGCTGAAGGATGACGGCATTTTTGTGGCACAGACGGACAACCCTTGGTTTAAAGCCGATCTGATCCAAAAGGTCAGCAAGGACGTCAAGGAAATCTTCCCGATCGTCCGCGTGTACGGTGCTAACATTCCGACGTATCCAAGCGGCTTGTGGACCTTCACCATGGGCAGCAAGACGTATGATCCGCTTGAAGTGGACGAGTCCCAAATCGCGGAGATGGATACGAAATACTATTCCCCACGCCTTCACAAGGCAGCGTTCGTGCTGCCTAAGTTCGTCGAAGATCTGGTGAAATAA
- a CDS encoding transglycosylase domain-containing protein, producing the protein MPGSKKQPQKRKRRFVRLSAFLFALLGLSVIAGGILLAYLFITPLPIAETDRYSRLLDSQGELLATFSTTGHTSEQVALSEISPLLIQATLAVEDRKFYDHPGFDVKGMARALLVNLRHMDRKQGASTLTQQLARNLYLSHEKTWTRKLKEAKFTAQLEMKYTKDQILEMYLNEIYYGHGAYGIESASLLYFGKSAKDLNLAESAMLAGIPKGPTYYSPYNHMDNALKRQRIVLNAMAETGFITQTEADRAATSKLAILPQDRQENKVIASYFRDYVRSLVTSQLNITEEQLEQGGLNIYTTLDPRVQQAAEEAVASGMDSKSELETALVSIDPRNGHIKAMVGGKNYRENQYNHALAKTRQPGSSFKPIMYLTAINSKEMTSTTVFNSQPTLFHYDNNRKTYQPSNFGGKYLGEIPMREAIAASDNIYAVNTIMQLGPDKVVDMAKKMGITSPLEPVPSLALGTSPVSPLEMASAYAVMANNGKRVAPVAVLRITDAAGRSVYEAPEDPGEQVVEPAAAYVMTRMMEGVFENGGTGNRVSSLMKRPVAGKTGTTDTDAWLVGYTPELATAVWVGYDKGREISKVDGHRAAPIFASFTEKALENVPPKIFPIPDQVVSAYVDPKNGMLAGPDCPDKVLEVFMKGTEPTEYCAEHGDGEKQPTKEADQTKAAKKQEERSWWRDLKRWWVE; encoded by the coding sequence ATGCCGGGATCCAAAAAACAACCGCAAAAGCGCAAACGTCGTTTCGTCCGGCTATCTGCATTTCTGTTCGCACTCCTTGGCTTATCGGTCATCGCCGGCGGCATTCTGCTCGCTTATCTATTTATAACGCCGCTCCCTATAGCGGAAACGGACAGGTACTCCAGGCTGCTGGACAGCCAGGGCGAGCTGCTCGCCACGTTTTCGACGACCGGGCATACCTCGGAGCAGGTTGCTTTAAGCGAAATCTCCCCTCTTCTGATCCAGGCCACCTTGGCGGTGGAGGACCGGAAGTTCTATGATCACCCCGGCTTTGACGTGAAAGGCATGGCACGGGCACTGCTCGTTAATCTGCGTCACATGGACCGCAAGCAGGGAGCCAGCACGCTGACCCAGCAGCTCGCGCGGAACCTGTACCTGTCCCATGAGAAGACATGGACCCGCAAGCTCAAGGAGGCCAAGTTTACGGCCCAGCTGGAGATGAAATATACGAAGGACCAAATTCTTGAAATGTATTTGAATGAAATTTATTACGGTCACGGTGCTTACGGCATCGAATCGGCATCGCTGCTGTATTTCGGTAAATCCGCCAAAGACCTGAATTTGGCCGAGAGCGCCATGCTGGCCGGCATTCCGAAGGGGCCTACCTATTATTCGCCCTATAACCATATGGATAATGCCCTCAAAAGACAGCGCATCGTCCTGAACGCCATGGCCGAAACCGGCTTTATCACCCAGACCGAAGCGGACCGGGCCGCCACTTCCAAGCTGGCTATACTGCCCCAAGACCGCCAAGAGAACAAGGTCATTGCTTCGTACTTCCGGGATTATGTGCGAAGTCTGGTCACATCGCAGCTAAATATAACGGAGGAGCAGCTGGAGCAAGGCGGCCTGAACATCTACACGACGCTCGATCCGAGAGTTCAGCAGGCAGCCGAAGAAGCGGTTGCCAGCGGCATGGACAGCAAAAGCGAGCTGGAGACCGCCTTGGTGTCCATCGACCCGCGAAACGGGCATATCAAAGCGATGGTCGGCGGCAAAAATTACCGTGAAAACCAGTACAATCACGCCTTGGCCAAGACGAGACAGCCCGGCTCGTCCTTCAAGCCGATCATGTACTTAACGGCAATCAACTCCAAGGAAATGACGAGCACAACGGTATTCAACAGCCAGCCGACCCTGTTTCATTACGACAACAACCGCAAGACCTACCAGCCCAGCAATTTCGGGGGCAAATATTTGGGCGAAATTCCGATGCGCGAGGCCATCGCGGCGTCGGACAATATTTATGCTGTCAATACCATCATGCAGCTCGGTCCGGACAAGGTCGTCGACATGGCCAAAAAAATGGGCATCACGAGCCCGCTCGAGCCCGTTCCTTCGCTCGCGCTCGGGACCTCCCCCGTCAGCCCGCTGGAAATGGCATCCGCTTATGCCGTCATGGCCAACAACGGCAAGCGGGTCGCTCCGGTGGCGGTGCTGCGCATTACAGATGCTGCCGGCCGGAGCGTTTACGAAGCTCCGGAGGATCCGGGCGAACAGGTCGTTGAGCCGGCAGCCGCGTATGTGATGACCCGCATGATGGAAGGCGTGTTCGAGAACGGCGGAACCGGCAACCGCGTGTCCTCCCTGATGAAGCGTCCGGTTGCCGGTAAAACCGGAACGACCGATACCGACGCATGGCTCGTCGGATACACCCCGGAGCTGGCCACCGCCGTGTGGGTCGGCTATGACAAGGGCCGGGAGATCAGCAAGGTGGACGGCCACCGGGCAGCGCCCATCTTTGCGAGTTTTACGGAGAAGGCGCTCGAGAACGTGCCGCCGAAAATTTTCCCCATTCCGGATCAGGTGGTCAGCGCCTACGTCGATCCGAAAAACGGCATGCTGGCCGGACCTGATTGCCCGGACAAGGTGTTGGAGGTATTCATGAAGGGAACGGAGCCGACGGAATACTGTGCCGAGCACGGCGATGGGGAGAAGCAGCCGACAAAGGAAGCAGACCAGACCAAAGCGGCCAAGAAGCAAGAAGAGCGCTCCTGGTGGAGGGACTTGAAGCGCTGGTGGGTGGAGTAA
- a CDS encoding ArsR/SmtB family transcription factor — METRTVPSDSSAELCEITCPSADRVAAVLSEQVSDNDVQGMAEIFKALADPTRVKVAYMLDRGGELCVCDIAELLGCSTATASHHLRTLKNKDIAKSRKSGKNVYYSLVDDHIRTLLHMTLEHQKEKR; from the coding sequence ATGGAAACCCGAACCGTACCCTCGGACAGTTCCGCCGAGCTATGTGAAATCACTTGCCCTTCAGCGGACAGGGTCGCTGCCGTATTAAGCGAGCAGGTGTCCGACAATGATGTGCAGGGCATGGCGGAAATCTTCAAGGCTCTTGCGGATCCTACCCGGGTGAAGGTCGCCTATATGCTGGACCGCGGAGGCGAGCTGTGCGTCTGCGATATCGCCGAGCTGCTCGGCTGCTCCACGGCAACGGCTTCTCATCATCTAAGAACGCTGAAAAATAAGGATATCGCCAAATCGCGAAAATCCGGAAAGAACGTGTATTACTCGCTGGTGGATGATCACATCCGGACCTTGCTTCATATGACGCTGGAGCACCAGAAGGAGAAGAGGTAA
- a CDS encoding heavy metal translocating P-type ATPase: MGIQKSQVKRSPETKGSSFVEYRVQGLSCPNCTREMQEEIQKLKHGDNARLSYNSGKLTVSPHVDLARVESILKSDGARIVQAPSSSQAASSRHHHSDHGATDHEHDSRDHGHAHDHAQDGTRRMKWLLGISAALYLLTFLLEGRTIQPVVITLYAGAMLLSGYTTFLRGLRNLARFKFNMDTLMTVALVGAVIIGEWREATLVAILFGLNELLEGYGMNRARQSMEALLAAAPKEAELLRDGEPVLVPIGTLKPGDVVRVRPGEKIPSDGTIAYGAGAVNEAAITGESVPVTKRVGDAVFGGSVSTDGVLHIAISKAYEDSSLAKIMHLVQEAQDSKTPTELFIDKFAKYYTPAIMIIALGVALIPPLLLNQPWMTWIYQGLSILIVGCPCSLVLSSPIALVSGMTRAARNGILIKGGIHLEQLGRLEAIAFDKTGTLTKGEPAVYAETVYDQDRFYAVVGAIEQASLHPLAKAVMKHLEIKQPQCTFRDPQDITVLPGEGVRARINGQLYWVGSEDVLSHIRGGSRDDLSAVKADIAHLKAQGYTIVAAVSEDGVLGHFGLADEIRTETADVVRKLHEAGITETIMLTGDHEQSAQSIAKQSGVTRVFASLLPEQKVSKIKELSSRRTTGMVGDGINDAPALAAADLGIAMGKGTDSAIETADVVLMQDHLGKLPGAIRTARRVNRIIQWNIGISLSLKAIALLLTIPGWLTLWIAIISDMGATIVVTLLGLSILLGKDRESIPEN; this comes from the coding sequence ATGGGTATACAAAAATCTCAAGTGAAGCGATCACCAGAGACGAAAGGATCTAGCTTTGTTGAATATCGCGTACAGGGCCTCTCCTGCCCCAACTGCACGCGTGAGATGCAGGAGGAGATACAGAAGCTTAAGCATGGCGACAATGCCCGGCTGAGCTATAACAGCGGGAAGCTTACCGTCTCCCCGCATGTGGATCTCGCCCGTGTAGAGAGCATCCTGAAGAGCGATGGAGCACGAATCGTTCAAGCCCCGTCGTCCTCCCAGGCCGCTTCATCGCGGCACCACCATTCGGATCATGGGGCAACCGACCATGAACATGACAGCCGTGATCATGGCCATGCCCACGACCACGCGCAGGACGGCACTCGCAGGATGAAATGGCTGCTCGGCATCTCGGCCGCGCTGTACCTGCTCACCTTCCTATTGGAGGGAAGGACGATCCAGCCCGTGGTGATCACGCTGTATGCGGGGGCCATGCTGCTTAGCGGCTACACAACGTTTCTGCGGGGACTTAGAAACCTGGCCCGCTTCAAATTTAATATGGATACGTTAATGACCGTGGCGCTCGTCGGTGCGGTCATCATAGGCGAATGGCGCGAGGCTACGCTGGTTGCGATCCTTTTCGGGCTCAATGAGCTGCTGGAGGGCTACGGCATGAACCGCGCCCGCCAGTCCATGGAAGCCCTGCTGGCGGCCGCGCCGAAGGAGGCGGAGCTGCTGCGGGACGGCGAGCCTGTCCTCGTGCCGATCGGAACGCTTAAGCCCGGCGACGTGGTTCGGGTCCGGCCCGGCGAGAAAATTCCGTCTGACGGTACGATTGCCTACGGAGCCGGAGCTGTCAATGAAGCTGCGATTACAGGCGAATCGGTGCCCGTCACCAAGCGGGTCGGCGATGCGGTCTTTGGCGGCAGTGTCAGCACGGACGGCGTCCTCCATATCGCTATATCAAAGGCTTATGAGGATTCCTCCCTCGCCAAGATCATGCACCTGGTACAGGAGGCGCAGGACAGCAAGACGCCGACCGAGCTGTTTATCGATAAGTTCGCGAAATATTATACGCCCGCCATTATGATCATCGCGCTCGGCGTTGCTCTAATCCCGCCGCTGCTGTTGAATCAGCCCTGGATGACGTGGATCTACCAGGGACTATCCATTCTTATTGTCGGATGTCCTTGCTCGCTTGTACTGTCCTCGCCGATTGCGCTGGTCAGCGGCATGACCCGGGCGGCCCGAAACGGCATTCTGATCAAAGGCGGCATCCACTTGGAGCAGCTCGGCCGTTTGGAGGCCATTGCATTCGACAAGACCGGCACGCTGACCAAAGGCGAGCCCGCCGTGTATGCCGAGACAGTCTACGATCAAGACCGCTTCTACGCGGTAGTTGGGGCGATCGAGCAAGCCTCGCTCCACCCATTGGCCAAGGCGGTGATGAAGCATCTTGAAATCAAGCAGCCGCAGTGTACGTTCCGTGATCCGCAGGATATTACCGTTCTTCCAGGCGAAGGTGTCCGGGCACGAATCAATGGACAGCTTTACTGGGTCGGCAGCGAGGATGTGCTGTCCCATATTCGCGGCGGCTCCCGGGATGATCTGTCCGCCGTCAAAGCAGATATCGCCCACTTGAAGGCACAAGGATATACAATCGTTGCAGCTGTTAGTGAAGACGGCGTATTGGGCCATTTCGGTCTCGCAGATGAGATCCGGACGGAAACGGCGGACGTCGTCCGCAAGCTTCATGAAGCCGGCATTACGGAGACGATTATGCTTACCGGCGATCATGAGCAGTCCGCGCAGTCCATCGCGAAGCAATCCGGCGTCACCCGGGTCTTTGCAAGCCTGCTCCCTGAACAGAAGGTATCCAAGATCAAGGAACTGTCCTCCCGCCGGACAACCGGCATGGTCGGGGACGGCATCAACGATGCCCCGGCATTGGCTGCCGCGGATCTCGGGATAGCCATGGGCAAGGGGACCGATAGCGCCATCGAAACGGCGGACGTCGTCTTAATGCAGGATCATCTCGGCAAGCTTCCCGGAGCGATCCGAACAGCCCGCCGGGTAAACCGCATCATTCAATGGAATATCGGGATCTCACTGTCCTTGAAGGCAATTGCTCTCCTGCTCACCATCCCCGGATGGCTGACACTGTGGATCGCGATCATCTCGGATATGGGGGCTACCATTGTCGTTACCCTGCTCGGCCTGTCCATCCTGCTCGGCAAGGATCGGGAATCCATACCCGAGAATTAA
- a CDS encoding copper amine oxidase N-terminal domain-containing protein: protein MNTGKWIKAAGTASLAVTLLLTASAATVPSHVAAAAASEAKAAWNTIDLKHQPFTKNKVLFVPLKEVSESLQLQLTVVGKNQMYINSPKESVRIKVGQTRAVNAKGSVLRLEAAPVIKKGVTYVPASLITKAFAIPLRYDAKSGLATTFNQGIGYAYTANGSMLFWVSRENGTLYMGKAGTVPVKAGKISIENIDLLEIDAHKVNGHTYVADIYNTYGEPHIHEARYRVLIRDQKIIKTAATQNANFAGINYEPNVTGYKGNIAMMNGSKLELVHPTGKTVKTYDLAALTGVKDDFTVEAIEQDFLLVRPYTKASLYIVNPTGTKAELIYPEILDEESIKAIGEMPPNEVGFIGDGLTYVGYKSGKLTLQYDNPFLDIKKNLTYALPF from the coding sequence ATGAACACAGGAAAATGGATCAAAGCAGCCGGAACCGCCTCCCTAGCCGTGACGCTCTTATTAACAGCATCCGCAGCGACAGTTCCTTCGCACGTCGCAGCGGCAGCCGCCTCGGAGGCCAAAGCCGCATGGAACACGATTGATCTTAAACATCAGCCGTTTACGAAGAATAAAGTCCTATTTGTTCCGTTGAAGGAAGTTTCCGAATCGCTCCAGCTGCAGCTGACGGTTGTTGGCAAGAACCAAATGTACATTAACAGTCCGAAGGAATCCGTCCGGATCAAGGTCGGGCAGACTCGTGCCGTGAATGCGAAAGGCAGCGTGCTGAGGCTTGAGGCCGCGCCGGTCATCAAGAAAGGGGTCACCTACGTTCCCGCCAGCCTGATTACCAAAGCGTTTGCCATCCCGCTTCGTTATGATGCCAAATCCGGATTGGCAACAACCTTTAACCAGGGAATCGGATATGCCTATACGGCAAATGGCAGCATGCTGTTCTGGGTGAGCCGGGAGAACGGAACGCTCTATATGGGGAAAGCAGGAACGGTTCCTGTAAAGGCAGGCAAGATATCCATTGAAAACATCGACTTGCTTGAGATCGATGCCCATAAAGTAAATGGCCATACGTACGTAGCCGACATCTATAACACGTACGGAGAGCCGCATATCCATGAAGCCAGATACCGTGTACTCATTCGGGATCAGAAGATCATCAAAACAGCCGCAACCCAGAATGCCAACTTTGCGGGCATTAACTACGAGCCGAACGTGACCGGCTATAAAGGAAATATCGCCATGATGAACGGCAGCAAGCTGGAGCTCGTTCATCCGACCGGCAAGACGGTCAAAACCTATGATCTCGCCGCCCTTACAGGCGTAAAGGATGATTTCACGGTAGAGGCGATCGAACAGGACTTCCTGCTCGTCCGGCCGTATACGAAAGCAAGCCTGTACATCGTTAACCCGACCGGCACGAAGGCGGAGCTGATATATCCTGAGATTCTGGATGAGGAAAGCATCAAGGCCATCGGGGAAATGCCGCCGAACGAGGTGGGCTTCATCGGTGACGGTTTGACGTATGTCGGTTATAAGAGCGGCAAGCTGACGCTGCAATATGACAATCCGTTTCTTGATATCAAAAAGAATCTGACCTATGCCCTGCCCTTCTAA
- a CDS encoding YwhD family protein gives MENGSQEQGAKKQIALNIINSKSKHKGFGAGSIDLNSLSPVIIDNGEAKVDIGAMHAKSKVERGIRFTTDRDEVPNGRQVWIVWVAVDRTAEGQHYAGATACEMWIDQEARKGWKILADHVNKMDAALKRRIILDGLGDVEKKALRELLISRNEEWWNASPEEFKEALRTEE, from the coding sequence ATGGAGAACGGGAGTCAGGAACAGGGCGCCAAGAAACAGATCGCGCTGAACATTATTAACAGCAAGAGCAAGCATAAAGGGTTCGGTGCAGGATCGATTGATTTGAACAGCCTGTCGCCGGTCATTATCGATAATGGTGAGGCCAAGGTGGATATCGGGGCCATGCATGCGAAGAGCAAGGTGGAGCGGGGCATCCGGTTTACGACGGACCGGGACGAGGTGCCTAATGGCCGTCAGGTGTGGATCGTATGGGTAGCGGTGGACCGCACGGCTGAAGGTCAGCATTACGCCGGTGCTACCGCTTGCGAAATGTGGATTGATCAGGAAGCGCGCAAGGGCTGGAAAATCCTCGCCGATCATGTGAACAAGATGGACGCTGCACTAAAGCGCCGGATTATTCTGGACGGACTTGGCGATGTAGAGAAGAAGGCGCTGCGTGAGCTGCTGATTTCCCGCAATGAGGAATGGTGGAATGCATCCCCGGAGGAATTCAAGGAAGCGCTCCGGACCGAGGAATAA